From Symphalangus syndactylus isolate Jambi chromosome X, NHGRI_mSymSyn1-v2.1_pri, whole genome shotgun sequence, the proteins below share one genomic window:
- the LOC129475949 gene encoding nuclear RNA export factor 2-like isoform X1, whose translation MLADLVSAFPSSFCETLASGQSNNKMCSTLKKRGTYRTEAAECHDRGSTFQGRKKGGSSFRDNFDGRNCHYEHGGYERPPSHCQENDGSMEMRDVHKDQQLRHTPYSIRRERGMKWHSEDEIRFTTWRNTKPPKRKMRQNTQDGYTRNWFKVTIPYGIKYDKAWLMNSIRSHCSDPFTPVDFHYVRNRACFFVQDASAASALKDVSYKICDDENQKICIFVNHSTAPYSVKNKLKPGQMEMLKLTMNKRYNVSQQALDLQNLRFDPDLMGRDIDIILNRRNCMAATLKIIERNFPELLSLNLCNNKLYQLDGLSDIIEKAPKVKTLNLSKNKLESVWELGKVKGLKLKELWLEGNPLCNTFSDQCAYVSAIRDCFPKLLRLDGRELSAPVVVDIDSSETMKPCKQNFTGSETLKHLVLQFLQQYYSIYDSGDRQGLLGAYHNEACFSLAIPFDPKDSAPNSLCKYFEDSRNMKALKDPYLKGELLRRTKRDIVDSLSALPKTHHDLSSFLVDLWCQTERMLCFSVNGVFKEVEGQSQGSVLAFTRTFIATPGSSSSLCIVNDELFVRDASPQETQSAFFIPVSTLSSNSEPSLSQEQQEMVQAFSAQSGMKLEWSQKPRARSPRRPSSKSPERSPSMSSLSSFTSSLFPLFTSLRPG comes from the exons cATTTCCAAGTTCGTTCTGTGAGACTCTAGCGTCAGgacaaagcaacaacaaaatgtGCTCTACTCTAAAGAAGCGTGGGACATACAGAACTGAAG cTGCAGAATGCCATGACCGTGGTAGCACTtttcaaggaagaaagaaaggtgggAGTTCTTTCCGGGATAATTTTGACGGGAGGAACTGTCATTATGAACATGGTGGGTATGAGCGCCCGCCTTCACACTGCCAGGAGAATGATGGAAGCATGGAGATGAGGGATGTCCACAAGGACCAACAACTAAGACA CACTCCTTATAGCATCCGACGCGAaagaggaatgaaatggcataGTGAAGACGAAATCCGTTTTACCACGTGGAGAAATACAAAACctccaaagagaaaaatgaggcagaACACACAGGATGGATACACAAGGAACTGGTTCAAGGTCACA ATTCCTTACGGGATAAAGTATGACAAGGCATGGCTAATGAATTCAATCCGGAGCCATTGCAGTGACCCCTTCACTCCGGTTGAT TTCCACTACGTCCGAAATCGGGCATGCTTCTTTGTCCAGGATGCTAGTGCTGCCTCCGCATTGAAGGATGTCAGTTATAAGATTTGTGATGACGAGAACCAAAAG ATATGTATATTTGTCAATCATTCTACTGCGCCCTACTCTGTGAAGAATAAGTTGAAGCCAGGCCAAATGGAGATGCTAAAG CTGACCATGAACAAACGGTACAATGTCTCCCAGCAAGCTCTTGATCTCCAGAATCTCCGCTTTGACCCAG ACTTGATGGGCcgtgacattgatataatcctgAATCGAAGAAACTGCATGGCTGCCACCCTGAAGATCATTGAAAGAAATTTCCCTGAG CTGTTGTCTTTGAACTTGTGCAACAACAAACTGTACCAGCTGGATGGCCTTTCTGACATTATAGAGAAGGCTCCCAAAGTCAAGACCCTGAACCTCTCCAAAAATAAG CTGGAGTCGGTGTGGGAGTTGGGCAAGGTGAAAGGGCTGAAGCTCAAAGAGCTATGGCTAGAAGGGAACCCCTTGTGCAACACCTTCTCGGACCAGTGCGCCTATGTAAG TGCCATCCGGGATTGTTTCCCCAAGTTGTTACGCCTG GACGGCCGAGAGTTATCCGCACCAGTGGTTGTTGACATTGACAGCTCTGAGACGATGAAACCCTGCAAG CAAAACTTTACTGGATCTGAGACCCTAAAGCACTTAGTCCTGCAATTCCTGCAGCA GTATTACTCGATCTATGACTCTGGAGATCGACAGGGTCTCCTCGGTGCTTACCACAATGAGGCCTGCTTCTCCTTGGCTATTCCCTTCGACCCCAAGGACTCAGCCCC GAACAGCTTGTGCAAGTACTTTGAGGATAGCAGGAATATGAAAGCACTCAAGGACCCCT ACCTGAAGGGGGAACTGCTGAGGCGCACAAAACGTGACATTGTGGACTCCCTCAGTGCGTTGCCCAAAACTCATCATGACCTCAGCTCCTTCCTGGTGGACCTGTGGTGCCAGACG GAACGGATGCTCTGCTTTTCTGTCAATGGGGTTTTCAAGGAAG TGGAAGGACAGTCTCAGGGTTCTGTTCTCGCCTTCACCCGGACCTTCATTGCTACCCCTGGCAGCAGTTCCAG tCTGTGCATCGTGAATGACGAGCTGTTTGTGAGGGATGCCAGCCCCCAGGAGACTCAGAGTGCCTTCTTCATCCCAGTGTCCACACTCTCCTCCAACTCTGAGCCCTCCCTCTCCCAGGAGCAGCAGGAAATGGTGCAGGCTTTCTCTGCCCAGTCTGGGATGAAACTGGAGTGGTCTCAGAA ACCGAGGGCAAGATCCCCGCGGAGGccttcaagcaaatctcctgagAGGAGCCCTTCGATGTCTTCTTTGTCTTCGTTCACATcctctttgtttcctcttttcaCCAGCCTAAGGCCTGGCTGA
- the LOC129475949 gene encoding nuclear RNA export factor 2-like isoform X3 gives MCSTLKKRGTYRTEAAECHDRGSTFQGRKKGGSSFRDNFDGRNCHYEHGGYERPPSHCQENDGSMEMRDVHKDQQLRHTPYSIRRERGMKWHSEDEIRFTTWRNTKPPKRKMRQNTQDGYTRNWFKVTIPYGIKYDKAWLMNSIRSHCSDPFTPVDFHYVRNRACFFVQDASAASALKDVSYKICDDENQKICIFVNHSTAPYSVKNKLKPGQMEMLKLTMNKRYNVSQQALDLQNLRFDPDLMGRDIDIILNRRNCMAATLKIIERNFPELLSLNLCNNKLYQLDGLSDIIEKAPKVKTLNLSKNKLESVWELGKVKGLKLKELWLEGNPLCNTFSDQCAYVSAIRDCFPKLLRLDGRELSAPVVVDIDSSETMKPCKQNFTGSETLKHLVLQFLQQYYSIYDSGDRQGLLGAYHNEACFSLAIPFDPKDSAPNSLCKYFEDSRNMKALKDPYLKGELLRRTKRDIVDSLSALPKTHHDLSSFLVDLWCQTERMLCFSVNGVFKEVEGQSQGSVLAFTRTFIATPGSSSSLCIVNDELFVRDASPQETQSAFFIPVSTLSSNSEPSLSQEQQEMVQAFSAQSGMKLEWSQKPRARSPRRPSSKSPERSPSMSSLSSFTSSLFPLFTSLRPG, from the exons atgtGCTCTACTCTAAAGAAGCGTGGGACATACAGAACTGAAG cTGCAGAATGCCATGACCGTGGTAGCACTtttcaaggaagaaagaaaggtgggAGTTCTTTCCGGGATAATTTTGACGGGAGGAACTGTCATTATGAACATGGTGGGTATGAGCGCCCGCCTTCACACTGCCAGGAGAATGATGGAAGCATGGAGATGAGGGATGTCCACAAGGACCAACAACTAAGACA CACTCCTTATAGCATCCGACGCGAaagaggaatgaaatggcataGTGAAGACGAAATCCGTTTTACCACGTGGAGAAATACAAAACctccaaagagaaaaatgaggcagaACACACAGGATGGATACACAAGGAACTGGTTCAAGGTCACA ATTCCTTACGGGATAAAGTATGACAAGGCATGGCTAATGAATTCAATCCGGAGCCATTGCAGTGACCCCTTCACTCCGGTTGAT TTCCACTACGTCCGAAATCGGGCATGCTTCTTTGTCCAGGATGCTAGTGCTGCCTCCGCATTGAAGGATGTCAGTTATAAGATTTGTGATGACGAGAACCAAAAG ATATGTATATTTGTCAATCATTCTACTGCGCCCTACTCTGTGAAGAATAAGTTGAAGCCAGGCCAAATGGAGATGCTAAAG CTGACCATGAACAAACGGTACAATGTCTCCCAGCAAGCTCTTGATCTCCAGAATCTCCGCTTTGACCCAG ACTTGATGGGCcgtgacattgatataatcctgAATCGAAGAAACTGCATGGCTGCCACCCTGAAGATCATTGAAAGAAATTTCCCTGAG CTGTTGTCTTTGAACTTGTGCAACAACAAACTGTACCAGCTGGATGGCCTTTCTGACATTATAGAGAAGGCTCCCAAAGTCAAGACCCTGAACCTCTCCAAAAATAAG CTGGAGTCGGTGTGGGAGTTGGGCAAGGTGAAAGGGCTGAAGCTCAAAGAGCTATGGCTAGAAGGGAACCCCTTGTGCAACACCTTCTCGGACCAGTGCGCCTATGTAAG TGCCATCCGGGATTGTTTCCCCAAGTTGTTACGCCTG GACGGCCGAGAGTTATCCGCACCAGTGGTTGTTGACATTGACAGCTCTGAGACGATGAAACCCTGCAAG CAAAACTTTACTGGATCTGAGACCCTAAAGCACTTAGTCCTGCAATTCCTGCAGCA GTATTACTCGATCTATGACTCTGGAGATCGACAGGGTCTCCTCGGTGCTTACCACAATGAGGCCTGCTTCTCCTTGGCTATTCCCTTCGACCCCAAGGACTCAGCCCC GAACAGCTTGTGCAAGTACTTTGAGGATAGCAGGAATATGAAAGCACTCAAGGACCCCT ACCTGAAGGGGGAACTGCTGAGGCGCACAAAACGTGACATTGTGGACTCCCTCAGTGCGTTGCCCAAAACTCATCATGACCTCAGCTCCTTCCTGGTGGACCTGTGGTGCCAGACG GAACGGATGCTCTGCTTTTCTGTCAATGGGGTTTTCAAGGAAG TGGAAGGACAGTCTCAGGGTTCTGTTCTCGCCTTCACCCGGACCTTCATTGCTACCCCTGGCAGCAGTTCCAG tCTGTGCATCGTGAATGACGAGCTGTTTGTGAGGGATGCCAGCCCCCAGGAGACTCAGAGTGCCTTCTTCATCCCAGTGTCCACACTCTCCTCCAACTCTGAGCCCTCCCTCTCCCAGGAGCAGCAGGAAATGGTGCAGGCTTTCTCTGCCCAGTCTGGGATGAAACTGGAGTGGTCTCAGAA ACCGAGGGCAAGATCCCCGCGGAGGccttcaagcaaatctcctgagAGGAGCCCTTCGATGTCTTCTTTGTCTTCGTTCACATcctctttgtttcctcttttcaCCAGCCTAAGGCCTGGCTGA
- the LOC129475949 gene encoding nuclear RNA export factor 2-like isoform X2, with translation MLADLVSAFPSSFCETLASGQSNNKMCSTLKKRGTYRTEAAECHDRGSTFQGRKKGGSSFRDNFDGRNCHYEHGGYERPPSHCQENDGSMEMRDVHKDQQLRHTPYSIRRERGMKWHSEDEIRFTTWRNTKPPKRKMRQNTQDGYTRNWFKVTIPYGIKYDKAWLMNSIRSHCSDPFTPVDFHYVRNRACFFVQDASAASALKDVSYKICDDENQKICIFVNHSTAPYSVKNKLKPGQMEMLKLTMNKRYNVSQQALDLQNLRFDPDLMGRDIDIILNRRNCMAATLKIIERNFPELLSLNLCNNKLYQLDGLSDIIEKAPKVKTLNLSKNKLESVWELGKVKGLKLKELWLEGNPLCNTFSDQCAYVSAIRDCFPKLLRLDGRELSAPVVVDIDSSETMKPCKQNFTGSETLKHLVLQFLQQYYSIYDSGDRQGLLGAYHNEACFSLAIPFDPKDSAPNSLCKYFEDSRNMKALKDPYLKGELLRRTKRDIVDSLSALPKTHHDLSSFLVDLWCQTERMLCFSVNGVFKEVEGQSQGSVLAFTRTFIATPGSSSSLCIVNDELFVRDASPQETQSAFFIPVSTLSSNSEPSLSQEQQEMVQAFSAQSGMKLEWSQKCLQDNEWNYTRAGQVFTMFQTEGKIPAEAFKQIS, from the exons cATTTCCAAGTTCGTTCTGTGAGACTCTAGCGTCAGgacaaagcaacaacaaaatgtGCTCTACTCTAAAGAAGCGTGGGACATACAGAACTGAAG cTGCAGAATGCCATGACCGTGGTAGCACTtttcaaggaagaaagaaaggtgggAGTTCTTTCCGGGATAATTTTGACGGGAGGAACTGTCATTATGAACATGGTGGGTATGAGCGCCCGCCTTCACACTGCCAGGAGAATGATGGAAGCATGGAGATGAGGGATGTCCACAAGGACCAACAACTAAGACA CACTCCTTATAGCATCCGACGCGAaagaggaatgaaatggcataGTGAAGACGAAATCCGTTTTACCACGTGGAGAAATACAAAACctccaaagagaaaaatgaggcagaACACACAGGATGGATACACAAGGAACTGGTTCAAGGTCACA ATTCCTTACGGGATAAAGTATGACAAGGCATGGCTAATGAATTCAATCCGGAGCCATTGCAGTGACCCCTTCACTCCGGTTGAT TTCCACTACGTCCGAAATCGGGCATGCTTCTTTGTCCAGGATGCTAGTGCTGCCTCCGCATTGAAGGATGTCAGTTATAAGATTTGTGATGACGAGAACCAAAAG ATATGTATATTTGTCAATCATTCTACTGCGCCCTACTCTGTGAAGAATAAGTTGAAGCCAGGCCAAATGGAGATGCTAAAG CTGACCATGAACAAACGGTACAATGTCTCCCAGCAAGCTCTTGATCTCCAGAATCTCCGCTTTGACCCAG ACTTGATGGGCcgtgacattgatataatcctgAATCGAAGAAACTGCATGGCTGCCACCCTGAAGATCATTGAAAGAAATTTCCCTGAG CTGTTGTCTTTGAACTTGTGCAACAACAAACTGTACCAGCTGGATGGCCTTTCTGACATTATAGAGAAGGCTCCCAAAGTCAAGACCCTGAACCTCTCCAAAAATAAG CTGGAGTCGGTGTGGGAGTTGGGCAAGGTGAAAGGGCTGAAGCTCAAAGAGCTATGGCTAGAAGGGAACCCCTTGTGCAACACCTTCTCGGACCAGTGCGCCTATGTAAG TGCCATCCGGGATTGTTTCCCCAAGTTGTTACGCCTG GACGGCCGAGAGTTATCCGCACCAGTGGTTGTTGACATTGACAGCTCTGAGACGATGAAACCCTGCAAG CAAAACTTTACTGGATCTGAGACCCTAAAGCACTTAGTCCTGCAATTCCTGCAGCA GTATTACTCGATCTATGACTCTGGAGATCGACAGGGTCTCCTCGGTGCTTACCACAATGAGGCCTGCTTCTCCTTGGCTATTCCCTTCGACCCCAAGGACTCAGCCCC GAACAGCTTGTGCAAGTACTTTGAGGATAGCAGGAATATGAAAGCACTCAAGGACCCCT ACCTGAAGGGGGAACTGCTGAGGCGCACAAAACGTGACATTGTGGACTCCCTCAGTGCGTTGCCCAAAACTCATCATGACCTCAGCTCCTTCCTGGTGGACCTGTGGTGCCAGACG GAACGGATGCTCTGCTTTTCTGTCAATGGGGTTTTCAAGGAAG TGGAAGGACAGTCTCAGGGTTCTGTTCTCGCCTTCACCCGGACCTTCATTGCTACCCCTGGCAGCAGTTCCAG tCTGTGCATCGTGAATGACGAGCTGTTTGTGAGGGATGCCAGCCCCCAGGAGACTCAGAGTGCCTTCTTCATCCCAGTGTCCACACTCTCCTCCAACTCTGAGCCCTCCCTCTCCCAGGAGCAGCAGGAAATGGTGCAGGCTTTCTCTGCCCAGTCTGGGATGAAACTGGAGTGGTCTCAGAA GTGCCTTCAGGACAATGAGTGGAACTACACTAGAGCTGGCCAGGTCTTCACTATGTTCCAG ACCGAGGGCAAGATCCCCGCGGAGGccttcaagcaaatctcctga